From one Cyanobacterium stanieri PCC 7202 genomic stretch:
- a CDS encoding cytochrome c-550 (PFAM: Cytochrome c~TIGRFAM: cytochrome c-550~InterPro IPR003088:IPR017851:IPR016003:IPR009056~KEGG: cyt:cce_2955 cytochrome c-550~PFAM: cytochrome c class I~SPTR: Cytochrome c-550;~TIGRFAM: cytochrome c-550), producing the protein MKRFFLIILAGMFLMWQSFTGTANALSLSEELRTVPLNDQGDLITLSNQEAQLGSKLFVASCTQCHIQGKTKTNPNVGLSIEALANAIPARDNVLALVDYMKYPTTYDGEDDLSLLHMNTERSDIWSEMRNYTDDDLEAIAGYILIQTKADPKWGKRSLIEP; encoded by the coding sequence ATGAAAAGATTTTTTTTAATAATTCTAGCTGGGATGTTTTTGATGTGGCAGTCTTTCACTGGTACAGCAAATGCTCTTAGTTTAAGCGAAGAACTTCGCACTGTTCCTTTAAATGATCAAGGAGATTTAATCACCCTTAGTAACCAAGAAGCTCAATTAGGTTCCAAATTATTTGTGGCAAGTTGTACTCAGTGTCACATCCAAGGTAAAACTAAAACTAATCCTAACGTTGGTCTTAGTATCGAAGCTCTTGCCAACGCTATTCCTGCCAGGGATAATGTTTTAGCTTTGGTGGACTATATGAAGTATCCTACTACCTATGACGGTGAAGATGATCTTTCCTTGTTACACATGAACACTGAAAGATCCGATATTTGGTCTGAAATGAGAAACTATACTGATGATGACCTAGAGGCGATCGCAGGTTACATCCTAATCCAAACTAAAGCTGATCCCAAATGGGGTAAACGTTCTTTAATTGAACCGTAA
- a CDS encoding hypothetical protein (KEGG: lhe:lhv_0237 hypothetical protein~SPTR: Putative uncharacterized protein), translating to MTKNTLKGNQKSRVTSYNLEVSRPQPRKRSVSPDTKRYALKTVSKKPVGNTRKKTNQNQYNNIKKTSRKKSNAVNENGILKYLIVVTCTIFTFGSLGFGYTLRYANKWQELMSEESGIPNTLIQGQEVIKQEMMKELRINN from the coding sequence ATGACAAAAAACACTCTTAAAGGAAACCAAAAATCTCGAGTCACCTCCTACAACCTTGAAGTATCTCGCCCTCAGCCAAGGAAAAGAAGTGTCTCCCCCGACACCAAAAGATATGCCCTCAAAACAGTTAGTAAAAAGCCTGTCGGTAATACCAGAAAAAAAACTAATCAAAACCAATACAATAACATCAAAAAAACTTCTCGCAAAAAAAGTAATGCCGTAAATGAAAATGGAATCCTAAAATATCTCATCGTCGTTACTTGCACTATTTTCACTTTTGGTAGTTTAGGATTTGGTTATACCCTCAGATATGCCAATAAATGGCAGGAGTTAATGTCGGAGGAATCTGGCATACCCAACACTCTTATCCAAGGGCAGGAAGTCATTAAACAAGAAATGATGAAGGAATTGAGAATTAATAACTGA
- a CDS encoding DNA polymerase beta domain protein region (PFAM: Nucleotidyltransferase domain~InterPro IPR002934~KEGG: mar:MAE_11570 hypothetical protein~PFAM: DNA polymerase beta domain protein region~SPTR: Putative uncharacterized protein) yields MNMLVENNENIQLFTEYFKKQIQEIYKDRLSQLILFGSQARGDARPDSDIDILVVLKGEVNPVKEINRNSYLISNLCLEFDVLINCFYISEIQFNEENKPLIKNIKKEGIIL; encoded by the coding sequence ATGAATATGTTAGTTGAAAATAACGAAAATATCCAGTTATTTACTGAATATTTTAAAAAACAAATCCAAGAAATTTATAAAGATAGATTAAGTCAACTCATTTTATTTGGCTCACAAGCTAGAGGAGATGCCAGACCTGATTCAGATATAGATATATTAGTGGTGTTAAAAGGAGAAGTTAATCCCGTTAAAGAAATAAATAGAAATAGTTATTTGATTAGTAATTTATGCTTAGAATTTGATGTTTTAATTAACTGCTTTTATATATCTGAAATACAATTTAACGAAGAAAATAAACCTTTGATAAAAAATATCAAAAAAGAGGGTATTATTTTATGA
- a CDS encoding MutS2 family protein (PFAM: MutS domain V; Smr domain; MutS domain III~TIGRFAM: MutS2 family protein~COGs: COG1193 Mismatch repair ATPase (MutS family)~InterPro IPR000432:IPR002625:IPR005747:IPR007696~KEGG: cyh:Cyan8802_3820 MutS2 family protein~PFAM: Smr protein/MutS2; DNA mismatch repair protein MutS domain protein~SMART: DNA mismatch repair protein MutS domain protein; MutS III domain protein; Smr protein/MutS2~SPTR: MutS2 family protein;~TIGRFAM: MutS2 family protein) produces MIEKETFRLLEWQRLCHHLSTFSATKLGAIASSHLTIPKTLSETQKLLEQTKEVYHIETSLNPNWSFSGIHDIGDALERAKLGGILKGEELLNLATTLAGVRKLRRVIEDLEDSPTLKELVESLRTFPELEQEIHYCIDDRGEITERASPQLGEIRQKIKGLRSKIQQTLQNIIQRNGNALQEPVVTQRGDRFVLPVKASHSGQISGIVHDTSTTGSTLYTEPKSIIDLGNRLQTSRGQEKREEEKILRTLTEKVAEVWEELEQLLAIATALDLATAKARYSMWLEGNPPQFVDFQSQENITLRQLRHPLLIWQQKKEESGAVVPIDVLIKSDTRVVAITGPNTGGKTVTLKTIGITALMAKVGIFIPAKDPVLIPWFDQVLADIGDEQSLEQNLSTFSGHIRRIIRIMDALNGSTPIQNPDDDSPTVETQHGLSNSLVLLDEVGAGTDPTEGSAIAIAILKHLAEHNLLTIATTHYGELKTLKYNDSRFENASVEFDDVSLQPTYRVLWGIPGRSNAIIIAQRLGLPSDVIADSQELAGGFSQDVNQLIGELENQRREQEEKHKQAQDLLSKTERFYQEVEAKATSLQDRERDLKSQQEQAVQKMLLDAKSQIAQVIKELQKKGNPTAQDAQQARENLEKIGDRFLTPIQKSRKKSSYKPKVGERVRILSLGQTAEVLDVDETAEQLSARFGMMKMVLPFTDIESLDGKRFEKETPPKTEVKQKTPKVQNNNQTAKTTPRVRVEKNTVDIRGQRVHLAEPVLERAIASATELGLLWIVHGKGTGSLRNGVHEFLQRHPQVSKYEIAPRNEGGAGVTIAYLK; encoded by the coding sequence TTGATTGAAAAAGAAACTTTCCGACTTTTAGAATGGCAGAGATTATGCCACCATCTTTCGACATTTTCCGCTACGAAGTTAGGTGCGATCGCATCTAGCCATTTAACTATACCCAAAACCCTGTCGGAAACGCAAAAGTTATTAGAGCAAACCAAGGAAGTATATCACATCGAAACCAGCTTAAATCCGAACTGGTCTTTTTCTGGCATCCATGACATCGGAGACGCGCTCGAGAGGGCAAAATTAGGGGGTATCCTCAAAGGAGAAGAGTTATTAAACCTTGCCACCACCCTAGCAGGGGTAAGGAAATTGAGAAGGGTAATTGAAGATTTAGAAGATTCACCCACCCTCAAAGAATTGGTAGAAAGTTTAAGGACTTTCCCCGAATTAGAGCAAGAAATTCACTATTGTATTGATGATCGGGGGGAAATCACAGAAAGGGCATCTCCTCAATTAGGAGAAATTAGACAAAAAATAAAAGGTTTAAGAAGTAAGATTCAGCAAACCTTACAAAACATTATCCAGCGCAACGGTAACGCCCTCCAAGAGCCTGTGGTGACCCAAAGGGGCGATCGCTTCGTGCTCCCTGTCAAAGCGTCTCACAGTGGGCAAATATCGGGCATTGTCCATGATACCTCCACCACAGGATCAACCCTATACACCGAACCAAAATCCATTATCGATCTTGGCAACCGTCTGCAAACTAGCAGAGGACAAGAAAAAAGGGAAGAAGAAAAAATATTACGCACCCTCACCGAGAAGGTAGCCGAAGTTTGGGAAGAATTAGAACAGTTATTGGCGATCGCCACTGCCCTTGATTTAGCCACCGCCAAAGCTAGATATAGTATGTGGCTAGAAGGGAATCCTCCTCAGTTCGTAGATTTTCAAAGCCAAGAAAATATCACCCTGCGTCAACTACGCCATCCCCTGCTCATCTGGCAACAAAAAAAAGAGGAAAGCGGTGCGGTAGTTCCCATCGATGTGTTGATCAAATCCGATACGAGGGTAGTGGCTATTACCGGCCCTAATACGGGAGGAAAAACCGTCACCCTCAAAACCATTGGTATTACCGCCCTCATGGCAAAGGTGGGCATTTTTATCCCTGCCAAAGATCCTGTGTTGATTCCTTGGTTTGACCAAGTTTTAGCCGATATTGGCGATGAACAGTCCCTCGAGCAAAATTTATCTACCTTCTCGGGGCATATACGCCGTATTATTCGCATTATGGATGCCCTCAATGGCTCTACACCAATCCAAAACCCTGATGATGACTCCCCCACCGTAGAAACACAACATGGGCTATCCAATAGCCTTGTATTGCTTGATGAAGTAGGGGCAGGAACTGATCCCACCGAAGGCAGTGCGATCGCCATTGCCATCCTCAAACATCTTGCCGAGCATAATTTACTGACCATCGCCACCACCCATTACGGGGAACTAAAAACCCTCAAATATAACGACAGTCGCTTTGAAAATGCCTCCGTGGAATTTGACGATGTCAGTTTACAACCCACCTATCGGGTATTATGGGGTATTCCAGGGCGCTCCAATGCCATCATTATCGCCCAAAGGTTGGGTTTACCCTCCGATGTCATTGCCGATTCCCAAGAATTAGCAGGGGGCTTTTCTCAGGATGTAAACCAGTTAATTGGGGAGTTGGAAAACCAAAGAAGGGAACAGGAGGAGAAACATAAACAGGCTCAGGATTTATTGAGCAAAACCGAGCGTTTTTATCAGGAAGTAGAAGCCAAAGCTACCTCTTTACAGGATCGAGAAAGGGACTTAAAGTCTCAGCAAGAACAAGCGGTGCAGAAAATGCTCCTTGATGCCAAAAGCCAAATTGCTCAGGTGATTAAGGAGTTACAGAAAAAAGGCAATCCCACCGCACAGGATGCCCAACAGGCAAGGGAAAATCTGGAGAAAATTGGCGATCGCTTCTTAACCCCTATCCAAAAATCCCGTAAAAAATCTAGTTATAAGCCCAAAGTAGGGGAGAGGGTAAGAATATTAAGCCTTGGACAAACCGCCGAGGTGCTAGATGTGGACGAAACCGCCGAACAGTTAAGCGCCCGTTTTGGCATGATGAAAATGGTATTGCCGTTTACAGATATTGAATCTTTGGATGGTAAGAGGTTTGAGAAGGAAACTCCCCCGAAAACGGAGGTGAAACAAAAAACTCCCAAGGTGCAAAATAATAATCAAACTGCTAAAACTACTCCAAGGGTGCGGGTAGAAAAAAATACCGTGGATATTCGTGGGCAAAGGGTACATCTAGCTGAACCTGTACTGGAAAGGGCGATCGCCTCTGCCACGGAATTAGGACTATTATGGATTGTTCATGGTAAGGGTACAGGTAGTTTACGCAACGGAGTTCATGAGTTTTTACAACGCCATCCCCAAGTAAGTAAGTATGAGATTGCCCCCCGAAACGAAGGAGGGGCAGGGGTTACCATTGCCTATTTAAAATAA
- a CDS encoding pentapeptide repeat protein (PFAM: Pentapeptide repeats (8 copies)~COGs: COG1357 Uncharacterized low-complexity protein~InterPro IPR001646~KEGG: cyh:Cyan8802_3811 pentapeptide repeat protein~PFAM: pentapeptide repeat protein~SPTR: Pentapeptide repeat protein): MNVDELLRLYSQGQKEFSRLNLSASEIIQANLTQIELNHSDLSWSNLSSTDLSGANFCHADLVNTRIISSRLIGALMQHCDLSYGDLSWTNLNSVDLSYADLSYANLSNTFLSNANLTGANLTGATLTGATLTGANFTRADLTEANLSGLNLMEADLTRANLSASNLQGCSFNEANFSRADLREADLKNSILEGVFLHRANLSRANLRGANFSGAVLHGLGSKRFSLSPLRKKTGGRGQILFVYANLKGANLTGANLENSYLSHAYLQKSIFNDANLQGSNFMEADLEKADLRGADLRNSNLGGANLKETIMPDGSTHP, translated from the coding sequence ATGAATGTTGATGAATTACTAAGATTATATTCCCAAGGACAAAAAGAATTTAGTCGTTTGAACCTTTCTGCTAGTGAAATAATCCAAGCTAATCTGACTCAAATCGAACTAAATCACAGCGACTTAAGTTGGAGTAATTTAAGTTCAACGGATTTGAGTGGTGCTAATTTTTGTCATGCCGACTTAGTAAATACCCGTATTATTAGTTCTCGTTTAATCGGCGCCCTGATGCAACATTGTGACTTGAGTTATGGTGACTTGAGTTGGACAAATTTAAATAGTGTCGATTTGAGTTATGCAGATTTAAGTTATGCCAATTTATCAAATACCTTCCTCTCCAATGCCAATTTAACCGGTGCAAATTTGACAGGGGCAACCTTGACAGGGGCAACTTTGACAGGGGCAAACTTTACGAGGGCAGATTTAACCGAAGCAAATTTAAGTGGTTTGAATTTAATGGAGGCAGATTTAACGAGGGCGAATTTATCTGCGTCTAATTTGCAAGGTTGTAGTTTTAATGAGGCAAATTTTAGTCGGGCGGATTTAAGGGAAGCGGATTTAAAAAATTCTATTTTGGAGGGGGTTTTTCTCCATCGAGCCAATTTATCAAGGGCAAATTTACGGGGGGCAAATTTTTCAGGGGCAGTGTTACACGGTTTGGGAAGTAAAAGGTTTAGTTTATCTCCTTTACGCAAAAAAACAGGGGGAAGGGGGCAAATTTTGTTTGTTTATGCTAACTTAAAAGGGGCAAATTTAACGGGAGCAAATTTGGAAAATAGTTATTTGAGCCATGCTTATCTACAGAAGAGTATTTTTAATGATGCTAATTTGCAAGGCTCAAATTTTATGGAAGCAGATTTAGAAAAAGCAGATTTAAGAGGTGCAGATTTAAGGAATAGTAACCTCGGAGGGGCAAACTTAAAAGAAACCATTATGCCCGATGGTTCGACTCATCCCTAA
- a CDS encoding 6-pyruvoyl tetrahydropterin synthase and hypothetical protein (PFAM: 6-pyruvoyl tetrahydropterin synthase~TIGRFAM: 6-pyruvoyl tetrahydropterin synthase/QueD family protein~COGs: COG0720 6-pyruvoyl-tetrahydropterin synthase~InterPro IPR007115~KEGG: cyc:PCC7424_1504 6-pyruvoyl tetrahydropterin synthase and hypothetical protein~PFAM: 6-pyruvoyl tetrahydropterin synthase and hypothetical protein~SPTR: Putative uncharacterized protein): MKCIVNRRAKFSASHRYWLPELSEQENQKRFGPNSRFPGHGHNYVLYVSLIGELDQYGMVQNLSNVKKVIKNEVTSQLDYGYLNDIWEEFKQTLPTTENIARVIWQRLAPHLPLTDIQLYEHPQLWVNYQGKDMEATLTIQTHFSAAHRLASNQLSYEENLEIYGKCARPNGHGHNYHLEVSVTGEMDSRTGMIVDLVALQNVIDEYVVEPFDHTFLNKDIAHFADTVPTAENIAFYIATLLKEPVSKLGVELDKIKLIESPNNSCEIFCRHQNFNNVQGENKVPALV; this comes from the coding sequence ATGAAATGTATTGTCAATCGCCGAGCAAAATTCAGCGCCAGTCATCGCTACTGGTTGCCAGAATTATCAGAGCAAGAAAACCAAAAGCGTTTTGGTCCTAATAGTCGTTTTCCTGGTCATGGACATAATTATGTCCTATATGTGTCCTTGATTGGAGAATTGGATCAATATGGTATGGTGCAAAATCTTTCCAACGTCAAAAAAGTAATCAAAAATGAAGTGACCAGTCAACTAGACTATGGTTATCTCAATGATATATGGGAAGAATTTAAGCAAACCTTACCTACCACAGAAAACATTGCAAGGGTAATTTGGCAAAGACTAGCTCCTCATCTACCATTAACAGACATTCAATTATACGAACATCCTCAACTTTGGGTAAATTATCAAGGAAAAGATATGGAAGCAACTTTAACTATTCAAACTCACTTCAGCGCCGCTCACCGTTTAGCCTCTAATCAACTAAGTTATGAGGAGAATTTAGAAATTTATGGTAAGTGCGCTCGTCCGAATGGTCACGGACATAATTATCATTTAGAAGTATCCGTCACAGGGGAAATGGATAGTCGCACAGGAATGATTGTCGATTTGGTAGCCCTGCAAAATGTTATTGATGAATATGTGGTTGAGCCTTTTGATCATACTTTTTTAAATAAAGATATAGCTCATTTTGCTGATACTGTTCCCACCGCTGAAAATATTGCTTTTTATATTGCTACTTTGTTAAAAGAGCCTGTAAGTAAGTTGGGGGTAGAGTTAGATAAAATCAAATTAATTGAAAGTCCTAATAATTCCTGTGAAATTTTCTGTCGTCACCAAAATTTTAATAATGTTCAAGGGGAAAATAAAGTTCCCGCTTTAGTTTAA
- a CDS encoding protein of unknown function DUF1815 (PFAM: Domain of unknown function (DUF1815)~InterPro IPR014943~KEGG: cyn:Cyan7425_1036 hypothetical protein~PFAM: Domain of unknown function DUF1815~SPTR: Putative uncharacterized protein): MFIRLAQEYREFVKDLVMNLQALAIVLEKRGYIASCYTCGTQLTSASFMVSLGDNHLIRFLVSDYGITWTEMQDDRELMKLEGAEAISQLEELANLVKYQIKSSESKAPRYDHSLLVG, translated from the coding sequence ATGTTTATAAGACTTGCGCAGGAATATCGGGAGTTTGTGAAAGATTTAGTCATGAATCTCCAAGCCTTAGCGATTGTATTAGAAAAAAGAGGTTATATTGCTTCCTGCTACACTTGTGGCACTCAGTTAACCAGTGCTTCTTTTATGGTGAGTTTAGGTGATAATCATTTAATTCGTTTTTTGGTTTCTGATTATGGTATCACATGGACAGAAATGCAAGATGACCGAGAATTAATGAAGTTAGAAGGTGCAGAGGCCATTAGTCAGTTAGAAGAATTGGCGAATTTGGTAAAGTACCAAATCAAATCCTCTGAGAGTAAAGCCCCTCGTTATGATCATAGTTTGTTAGTAGGTTAA
- a CDS encoding uncharacterized protein with the myosin-like domain (PFAM: Protein of unknown function (DUF3084)~COGs: COG4372 Uncharacterized protein with the myosin-like domain~KEGG: cyh:Cyan8802_2083 uncharacterized protein with the myosin-like domain~SPTR: Putative uncharacterized protein) yields the protein MTSAYVLIFAVLILGGLIAALGDRIGTKVGKARLRLFNLRPKQTAIVVSIITGISISASTLGVLFALSASLRQGVFQLDEILNRRREVENELAQVTEEKGRVERDLDEAQKRQSEARDILLNTEKELSDTQKLLDEIYQQTQRLATEVENIEAERAALLQEKNQIQQESKALQAQIQEKDQELRLRLDEISEQERILALQSTTLQELQKQQQDLRAEIQFRDQQISNLDSAIAQRDQTLTEKEELLSRLERDLRFFEREVQVLEQYYRTYQDLRERPIAIVRGQLLTITLVRVEEDTNLEELVDGVLNEANRGAMRILGYGDEFVNNRFVQISTTQVEQMRAQLAQEGEYLIQILAAGNYVQGEQTIRIFTDIAPNKKVYDKNEVIALSAIESGDTSPSNIQEKLDFLLSVTQFRARQEGVLGRIVIGDGQIVSLVNFIQQLEGSSQGIDEIRAVASQTTYSSGPLQVNLLVMSQGQEIMRL from the coding sequence ATGACCAGTGCTTATGTACTAATTTTTGCGGTGTTGATATTGGGGGGGTTAATTGCCGCTTTGGGCGATCGCATTGGTACAAAAGTTGGTAAAGCTAGGTTAAGGTTGTTTAATCTGCGCCCCAAACAAACGGCCATTGTCGTCTCTATTATTACGGGCATATCTATTTCTGCTTCAACCCTTGGGGTATTGTTTGCCCTCAGTGCCTCTTTACGTCAGGGAGTATTTCAACTAGACGAAATTCTCAACCGTCGTCGAGAAGTTGAAAATGAGTTGGCACAGGTAACAGAGGAAAAAGGGCGAGTAGAGAGAGATTTGGACGAAGCCCAAAAAAGGCAATCAGAAGCGAGGGATATTCTTTTAAATACCGAAAAGGAATTAAGTGATACTCAAAAATTATTGGATGAGATATATCAACAAACCCAGCGTTTAGCCACCGAGGTAGAAAACATCGAGGCGGAAAGGGCTGCTTTGTTGCAAGAAAAAAATCAAATTCAACAAGAAAGTAAGGCGTTACAAGCACAAATTCAGGAAAAAGATCAAGAACTTCGTTTAAGGTTAGACGAAATCAGTGAACAGGAAAGAATTTTGGCTTTACAGTCCACTACTTTACAAGAATTACAAAAACAACAACAGGATTTGCGCGCCGAAATTCAATTTCGAGATCAGCAAATTAGTAATTTAGACAGTGCGATCGCCCAAAGAGATCAAACATTAACAGAAAAAGAAGAATTACTCTCCCGACTCGAAAGAGATTTAAGATTTTTTGAGCGAGAAGTGCAAGTTTTAGAACAATATTATCGCACCTATCAAGACCTAAGAGAAAGACCCATCGCCATCGTTAGAGGACAACTTCTAACCATTACCCTCGTTAGGGTTGAGGAAGACACTAACCTAGAAGAATTAGTCGATGGGGTTTTAAATGAAGCCAATCGAGGAGCCATGAGAATTTTGGGATATGGAGATGAATTTGTCAACAATAGATTTGTCCAAATCAGTACCACTCAGGTAGAACAAATGCGAGCCCAACTAGCCCAAGAAGGAGAATATCTAATTCAAATTCTAGCCGCAGGAAACTATGTTCAAGGAGAGCAAACTATCAGAATTTTTACCGATATTGCCCCCAACAAAAAAGTCTATGACAAAAACGAAGTAATTGCCCTTTCCGCCATCGAATCTGGCGATACTTCCCCCAGTAATATCCAAGAAAAACTAGATTTTCTCCTCTCAGTCACCCAGTTTAGAGCAAGACAAGAAGGAGTATTAGGTCGAATTGTCATCGGTGACGGACAAATAGTTTCCCTCGTCAATTTTATTCAACAATTAGAAGGCTCTAGCCAAGGTATTGACGAAATCAGGGCCGTTGCCAGTCAAACCACTTATAGCTCAGGCCCCCTACAGGTTAATCTTCTGGTTATGTCCCAAGGACAAGAAATTATGAGATTATAG
- a CDS encoding HEPN domain protein (PFAM: HEPN domain~COGs: COG1895 conserved hypothetical protein related to C-terminal domain of eukaryotic chaperone SACSIN~InterPro IPR007842~KEGG: syp:SYNPCC7002_A1323 hypothetical protein~PFAM: HEPN domain protein~SPTR: Putative uncharacterized protein) produces the protein MNKERDNLIIKARQSLKASQLLLTGGYPDFAVARAYYTMFYLASAFLAHKNMSFSKHSAVISAFGREFAKTDLIPRKYHEFLKKAQDLRHLGDYGEIDLIDTFQAQSEIEKAEEFLNFTIDYFDTELS, from the coding sequence ATGAATAAAGAAAGAGATAACTTGATAATTAAAGCACGACAAAGTTTAAAAGCATCACAATTATTGTTAACAGGGGGTTATCCTGATTTTGCTGTAGCTAGAGCCTATTACACTATGTTTTATCTTGCTTCTGCTTTTTTAGCTCATAAAAATATGAGTTTTTCCAAGCACTCTGCAGTGATTTCAGCTTTTGGAAGAGAGTTTGCTAAAACTGATTTAATACCCAGAAAATATCACGAGTTTCTCAAAAAAGCACAAGATTTAAGACATTTAGGAGATTACGGGGAAATTGATTTAATTGATACTTTTCAAGCTCAATCCGAAATAGAAAAAGCAGAGGAGTTTTTAAACTTTACCATTGATTATTTTGATACGGAGCTTTCTTGA
- a CDS encoding biotin/lipoate A/B protein ligase (PFAM: Biotin/lipoate A/B protein ligase family~COGs: COG0095 Lipoate-protein ligase A~InterPro IPR004143~KEGG: mar:MAE_41170 biotin/lipoate A/B protein ligase family protein~PFAM: biotin/lipoate A/B protein ligase~SPTR: Biotin/lipoate A/B protein ligase family protein), whose protein sequence is MKPPSLWRFIPLLNLSGNEQMAIDQWLLTQHQKYNHPPTLRFYTWNIPTISLGFSQQKKYPPHWDNLQWHGKSIDLVKRPSGGRGVLHQGDLTYAVISSQFEGNLDEVYRQISQFLVLGWQKLGVNLSFGKPQRQYLKSSNCFALSTNADLIDEQGNKFIGSAQLKKGKFTLQHGSMLLQPDAELFEQVFGTLPPKAVLSSFPTTETIIDNLINAAEECFNCEFIHQPLSAQEWQSIVDNLN, encoded by the coding sequence ATGAAACCACCATCCCTATGGCGTTTTATCCCCCTCCTCAATCTTTCAGGTAACGAACAAATGGCGATCGATCAATGGTTGTTAACCCAACATCAAAAGTATAATCATCCCCCCACTCTACGATTTTATACTTGGAATATACCCACCATCTCCCTCGGATTTAGTCAACAAAAAAAATATCCCCCCCACTGGGATAACCTGCAATGGCACGGAAAATCAATAGATCTAGTCAAACGCCCCAGCGGAGGTAGGGGAGTATTGCACCAAGGGGATTTAACCTATGCCGTCATTTCCTCTCAGTTTGAAGGTAATTTAGATGAAGTTTATCGACAAATTTCTCAGTTTCTAGTTCTCGGATGGCAAAAATTAGGGGTTAACCTATCCTTTGGTAAACCTCAACGACAATATTTAAAATCCTCTAATTGCTTCGCCCTTTCCACCAATGCCGACTTAATAGATGAGCAAGGAAATAAATTTATTGGCAGCGCCCAACTAAAAAAGGGTAAATTTACCCTCCAACATGGTTCGATGCTCTTACAACCCGATGCAGAGCTATTTGAGCAGGTTTTTGGTACTCTACCCCCCAAGGCTGTTTTATCTAGTTTCCCCACCACAGAAACCATCATTGACAATCTCATTAATGCCGCAGAAGAATGTTTTAACTGTGAATTTATCCATCAACCCCTTTCTGCCCAAGAATGGCAATCGATTGTAGACAATTTGAATTAA